The sequence ACCTACTGACTTGGTATATCCAAACAGTTTTTGAAAGACTCTCTCTTACAATGTCCCATTATTTCCATGTATGATCATTGCTTTTCCATGCccactctttatttatttatttatttttcttcagtaaattttttttccaagtgaAAAAGATTGAGAAAGATCTGACAAACCTTCCTTTCTTGGGTCCTAGTTTGGGACCCACAAAACATTCTCCTTGGCAAGTGTGCTCAAGAATAATACACCCCACTAAGTTGATCCATCCAGATCTACACCCTCCATTTATTAAATTCTatgtacaaaataatattaaatattagataaaatatgtatatattttggctCTTTGCTGTAAGGCACTTAACATAGCAAtcaaaatgtaatatatatgattcacctcctttatatatatggtgGAGGTCTTTTTCCAGGAAAATTTTAACggtttaatcaattaattaattaccttgtttttttttcaattataccTTGATTAATTTCTATGTGGGCTGTTCATGGAGCTGGAATATTCAGCCACCCCATGCACCACTTTTGGTCCAagttgatcaactttaattccttgTACACCAAGAATGAATTGCACATAGctccaaaactatatatatgtaacatttatttattttttttaaaagccagTTTTGCATTAAAATAGGTTACTGAAAAGTTAAGAGAGAGATGAAAAAATACCATCCATTCTAACTTCTAAAGGCTTGTCGCTCTGTTGACAGAAACTATAGGCAAGtcttaattaatgaatttgaaCCACCACCTGACCAGATATATACACTTGAACTTGACATATTTCTCGACCTAGAATTAATTCCAGCGACATGCTTTTATAATTAAATCTTTTGTTTATCGGATgcaatatcatatataatatatattgtgcACGATTATATCAATTTTCACATGTTGGAAGTGAGATCTGATCTGAAACAAGGGTTGAATATGGTAGTgggttttatataaatatataaagatagaaGTGATATGAAAATGATCATATGATTTTGCCAACAATATTGTGGTGGAATTATATTACATAATCTCGTGGGTTTGAAACTTAAGATTACAGcattatgttttatgtatttatatatatatatatatatattcatatggcCTCCATTAGAGATCTTATATTGTATGGTCTCAAGTCACATCCTtcaggaagaaaaaagaaaaaaaaaccatgaagTACATCATTTTTCTCCCCTCTCTCTCACACTCCATTCAGAACGTAACAAAGTCAAAAATTGTCGGTACGTCATCCCAATTATGAATTATTATAGCCACTATCCACAAATATCAATCCCACGGgataatttatataatgttGCACCAAAATATTATTCGTTATCACTGCTAATGCAATGAATGCCTCTTATGACTgtctattattattaaaaagaaacaagaaattgGTGTTTATACCTacactaattttattttattattattattattttttgggtagaagTGTTTATACAACACTTGttcttagcaaaaaaaaaaaaaaaaaaaaaaaaaaatgctttatcATACAAGAACCTTCCTACTTTGGAATTATGTAATCAAATCCACCACTAGCATACCATTCACAAGAGGCCTAATTTCAACCGCCATAATATAtcgttacccaaaaaaaaaggggctaGTTACATTCTGAccctaaaccatataatatttggcgcatttatttttcaaattatgaaCACATTCGTGCTATCCTTGTAAGCTATTATTTTACTGTCAATTCAGCAATAAAATCGGATCCTTACAGAGATGCAGAACTTTGGTTTCGACTTCTTCCCAAAACCACACTACTCATTCAGGATTATAAATCTCAAAGGGgaatttttcacaaaataagaaaatttttcttccaaagtgaaaatggagaaaaatgaACGAGCATTGAAATTCACCAAGATTAGCTCGTCAACTAGAAAAATACATGTAAACATTTTTTCCCACCCCCCAAAACGCGTAACAGCGGGATACAAAAAAATCTCAACTACATTAAGAGATATGATAAACCTTCTTCTCCAACCCCCCCTTTTTCTTCACTTTCAACACTTTTACATGGATTTACTATTCAATTGGAAAATCCAATATgattagagagagaaataaaCTCGAGTTAAGCTGCGATACTCGAATTCCCGTTGCTAAGTCAATGATCAGCATTGATGCCAAATATTCGGACCTTGTGCATGTTAGGGAACTTTGCAACCACTAGTACAAACACTGCCAGTGTGTTGAAGAAAAGCATTGGGTTTTCATAGTCTGTTGTATGTGAGGCTATCAAATACCTggcaaaacaaagagaaaatcgTTCTTGTTAAGagtaaaaattatcaaattttgaggTGCAGAGCATCCAATAACATGAATTTGCTCTTGGTCTGTACAATTTAATACTAGATCAAAACAATAAGTCACACTATTGACGACCTTTTGCATGGAAACTCTTAAGAATGGGTATAAGAAAACAATTGAAAGTTTTTATTCAAAGCAGACAGCCTTTTAATGCAAGTTAGGAAAGTCAAAACTAGCCATGATAATGCACAGAATTGATAGAGAGAGTAAACAAACATGTCAAAGCagttattaccaaaaataataataataataatttcaaagcGACTATAAAATGAACAACCCACTCATATGTCATTGCTGACAGCTTTGCGAAACTGAATGAacattcaggtccaaatgacagaAACAGAGAGggaataaatagaaaatttagcATCATAACTTGATTGGAAGGAAAGGAAGATATTTAATGTTCAGCCTCATATCAGAAATCTTATCCTCAAATAATCAGGGAAAAGAAAGATATAGTAATTGCAAGCCAAGTGTTTATCCACCATGTATGTAAACCCAGAAATGACTATTTAAAACTCTGCAGTGACCTAGCCCAAGTCCATGGACAAAAAGAAAACCGAAGTATGATGTGCATAGCATACGTAAAGTATAGAAAAATTAGCTAACAGAAGACTCTGTAACGGTACAGGCAAGTGACTTTGATAAATGAAGATTGAAAAAACCAAGTCGTCATTTTACATAATCTTAAATTGCATATGGCTGACAATGCTGAAATAGTATACAGTTAATATTTATAGCTTTGAAAATCTATATTATCCAATATGATGTAAAGTTGAGTACTTACAACACAACAGGTACAACAGTTAGAAATTTTCTGTTTCGAGTGAGTTGCTTGCCATTGTCTATCTGTTCCCACCAAGTTAACCCATTGTAGATACCTTGATCATCAGCAAACGGTGTTCCTTTCTTCCAGTGAAAGCATTGGTAAGTAACCTGAAAGTGCAAAGCAAATTATTATCATCCAATAAGGTAACCACTAGATTACAACCGAAGAAGAGATTGCAACAAACTAAAACTTGTGTCAGTTCAAAAGATGTgcatacaattaattaaactgGCTAAGCGGCTGATGCCCagcaaaatataatttcttttctctttcttcccaaTATGCAATAAGAATTCTCCTATTAGCATCAACTAAATGGAAGCAAACTTTGCAATTATAAGTCTCGACTACTAGAGCTTGTGAGAAACATATATTATTGCTTCTATGATTAACCTTTCTATATCACAAAGCACCTAAACGGTTAACCTTTGAATCAGAATTAGGATCTGGTGTGTTTCAGGCGTTTATATCGACCCATATAATTTCTATATGTGGATTCCATTAAGTGGGATCAAAAGAAGAACCTTATAATATCTATCTTAGTATCTTACGCCCCCAATTTGGATAAAGCCTAAACCACGATATTGTCTCGTCTGTGgtgaaaattttctaattaatatcCTTACAAATTCAATTCAAACCCTAAAGATTTCCCAACCAAATCTCTAAAAACAAtgaaatcaaacaaaataacCCAATCAAAAATCCAAG comes from Ziziphus jujuba cultivar Dongzao chromosome 6, ASM3175591v1 and encodes:
- the LOC107429792 gene encoding uncharacterized protein LOC107429792, whose amino-acid sequence is MYVRAVPTTDLNRNTEWFTYPGVWTTYMLILFFSWLIVLCLFRCSPGMAWTIVHISHFLVTYQCFHWKKGTPFADDQGIYNGLTWWEQIDNGKQLTRNRKFLTVVPVVLYLIASHTTDYENPMLFFNTLAVFVLVVAKFPNMHKVRIFGINADH